TTCGGCTCCCCCGCCACGGCGGCGGTGTGCACCGCCGGGTGCTCCTGGAGAACCCGCTCCACCTCCTGGGGGTACACGTTGAACCCTCCCACGATGAGGATGTCCGTGGCCCGCTCCAGGACCGTAACGAAACCCTCGTCGTCCAGGCGCACCACGTCCCCCGTGTCGAACCACCCGTCCACGAAGCGCCCCTCGGAGTTCGCCGGATCCCGGAAGTACCCCGAGGTGACCGAGGGCCCCTTCACCCAGAGCACCCCGTCCTGTCCGGGAGGCAGGACCTGCCCCTCCGGGCCCCGCACCTGCACCTGGTAGCTGTCCAGCACCGTCCCCACGGTGCCCAGCTTGCGCCTCTCGTAGTCCGGGTTCACGGACACCACGGGGGAACACTCCGTGAGGCCGTACCCCTCCAGCAGTCCCGCCCCCAGGAGATCCCGGGCCCGCCGGTCCAGCTGGGGGTTCAGCCGGTCCCCCCCGGAGATGATGAAGGAGAGGGATTCCGGCCGAGCCCCTCCCCGGCCCACCGCCCCCAGGAGGAGGGAGATCATGGTGGGCACCGCCACGATCCCCGTCACCCCGGCCTGGCGGATGGCTTCCAGGGCCGCCTCGGCGGGGATGAAGGTGGGCAGAATGGCCTGTCCCATGGAGCAGAGAAGGGGCAGTACCCCCGCCACGCTGAAGCCCAGAGTGTGGAAGTTGGGCAGGGCGTTGAGAAGCACCCCCCCGGGGTTCAGATAGGGGATGTGGCGGGTCACCGCGGAGGTGTTGTCCAGGAGGTTGCCGTGGCTGATGGGCACCGCCTTGGGAAGCCCCGTGGTGCCGGAGGTGCTGAAGACCACCGCCGTGTCCGCCCCGTCCGGGGCCCCCCCCCGGCCGGTGAAGTCCCCCAGGGGCCCCTCGGCGGAGGCCGCCGTCCAGGGGAGGTTCAGGGGCGCCAGGGCGGAGGCCAGTTCGGGCTTCTCCGCAGGCACCACCGCGGAGTGGACGTCCAGCATCCCCAGGGTCCGCTGCATCCCCTGGATCCCCGCCTTGAGGTTCAGGGGAGCGATGGCCCCTCCCAGGCGCCAACAGGCAATGGACAGGGCCGTG
The sequence above is drawn from the Aminomonas paucivorans DSM 12260 genome and encodes:
- a CDS encoding AMP-binding protein, with product MAERLEEALLERLREDPAAPCIWWKGSWWSREDLSRLVRSCESTLARSGFGEGMRLAAPLPNSPLLTALSIACWRLGGAIAPLNLKAGIQGMQRTLGMLDVHSAVVPAEKPELASALAPLNLPWTAASAEGPLGDFTGRGGAPDGADTAVVFSTSGTTGLPKAVPISHGNLLDNTSAVTRHIPYLNPGGVLLNALPNFHTLGFSVAGVLPLLCSMGQAILPTFIPAEAALEAIRQAGVTGIVAVPTMISLLLGAVGRGGARPESLSFIISGGDRLNPQLDRRARDLLGAGLLEGYGLTECSPVVSVNPDYERRKLGTVGTVLDSYQVQVRGPEGQVLPPGQDGVLWVKGPSVTSGYFRDPANSEGRFVDGWFDTGDVVRLDDEGFVTVLERATDILIVGGFNVYPQEVERVLQEHPAVHTAAVAGEPNPLTGEIVKAFVILQEGASVTPKELVDFCKERLAHFKVPRKVRFVTELPLSSTGKVQRRALRDLEA